The region agaaaccacAGATCCAAGACCCTGCTGCCAACCGTATGCACAGGCCCCAGTTGAGGATGACAGTATAGCGCAGTGGATAGCAAATGGCCACATACCGGTCATAAGCCATGACAACAAAGAAGGTGCACTCAGTTATACCCAGGGCACCAAACACATACAtctgcagccagcagccagcaaagGAGATGGTCTGAGAGTGAGCAAGAAGATGCACCAACATCTGGGGCATGGTAGTGGTGACATAGCTCATATCCAACAGGGAGAGGGTacagaggaagaagtacatgggagtgtgTAGCTGTGTGTCCAGGCAGACCAGCATGATGATGAGCCCATTGcccaggactgaactcaggtagatgagaaggaagacaaTGAAGAGGATGCTGTTGGTCGTGGGGTCACTGGAGAAGCCAATCAGGATGAACTCTGAAACCCAACTTTGGTTCTGCTCCAGAATCATCCACATGGTGGAGGCTGTAAGAGAATCCATTATTCTATGTGTTATCTCACACATGCCAGCaatagaggcagaaagagaagataCAGGCTAAGAAGATGGCTCAAAGACTATTGATAGTCATGGCTTGGGATTGTGATGAATATCTAAAGCTTCTCACATTACTCCTggaaacatcacatgacacatgACATGGCATATGCTGTCTCACACTTTCAATCCatctctgggaaggcagagacaggaagtccCCTCAGCAGGAGGGATAAGCTACCCTCGCTGAAATGATGAGAACTAGAGtcaactgagagaccctgcctcagtgaataatACGAATAGCATAGCAACTGAGGAAGGCTTACATATCAGTATCTGGTctcacacatatcatacacatacacacaaacacacacacacactaagagaaagacagagaggcagacagacagacagacagacagaggcataAACACCATTGACATGCAAAAAACTAGTAAGCAACTCGATGAAAAGACAGAACAAATGAAACCCAGGCCCATGCACATACGGTCAAATGAATAAGGATAgaaacacatgtgtgcagtggGGACACTGTGAAGCCCATGTGTGCAATGTACTGGGGACACTGTGTCTCTGTCAGGAAAATTCCCACCTCCCTCCACACACAAAACATCAATTGCAGGTACACTGTGGACTTAAGAGGTAAATCTAAAGCAATCAAAATTTTTAGACTCAATTCTGATAGATATCTTTCTTGGGTAAGCAAAAACATAATTTTCATGGAGGAAAAAATAATGGTAAGCtagaaagccaaaagaaaagtACTCAAAATATGTATCCAAAGACTTATAAAAGCACAAACATAAcatcagacactccaggagaacAGAGAACACTACTGAAGGCATTTCCCGGAGGCAGCTGTCTATTGGGCACTGATGAGGGTAAGAGGTTCTCAGCACCATCACTCATCTGGACATTGCAGAGGACACCACAGAGCCACGCCCACCTCTGCTTCTCAGCCTCACATCCCCACACACCTACCAGCATGGCTGCAGTGACACATGTCTAGTATTAACAAGTGTGAGTAGATCCAATttgggagaaaatgaaaatgatccCTTTAGTGTGTGCTTGGCTGTGCTCCCTAAGGTTGAACACATTCAGTGCACTGCACAGCAATACAAATAGTAAGTATAATTCTGAAACAATATGTaagcacatagacatatacaaatGTATGACCAAGGAATGACATGATAAGGAAATTTTCAAACACTACTCTAAATAGTCTGAAGTAGGGCTCCACTATCATATGCTGATGAGCAAGACAGTGCTTAGGGCAGGAGATGCTTTTGATGGAAGTAGAAACATGAAAGAGACTTGAAGCCATCCCCAGTCTTCACCTTCCCTGTCCCCGCCCCCTGTCTCCTGACCAGTCCCTTCTCATCACCCTCacagctttcctttctttcaaacaATATCAGGAGACCACAGTCTCTCCTGACATTGCTTTATCATAGTCTCCATGAACCTCTTACCTTTAAATAGTCCTCcttcaattgtttgtttgttcgtttgtttgtttgtttgtttgttttgagatggggcttttctgtgtagccctggatgtcctggaacttactctattgactaggctggcctggacttcagagatctgcctacctctgcctccagaatgctaggattaaaagtgtgcaccactacctcctagcttttgtttttttaatttttaacattatgTTTGCAAATATGCTTTGATNNNNNNNNNNNNNNNNNNNNNNNNNNNNNNNNNNNNNNNNNNNNNNNNNNNNNNNNNNNNNNNNNNNNNNNNNNNNNNNNNNNNNNNNNNNNNNNNNNNNNNNNNNNNNNNNNNNNNNNagccctggctgtcctggaactcactttgtagaccaggctggccttgaactcagaaatccgcctgcctctgcctcccgagtgctgggattaaaggtgtgcaccaccacgcccggctttgctttgatctttttcttttctcctcccctagCTTCAAGTTTTTTCTTCTCCCACTCTCACTtttaatacaaaatgaaaataaaaatggaaaagacaaactaaaagaaataaaatataaatgaaaaaaactacaaaaccaaaaacccaatgaagtctgttttcttttgggtAAGTCCTCCTAGGCACGtggcctgccctgccctggagTGTGAACACATGTGCTCAGGGACACTCCAGTGGAGAAACCTGATCTCCCCTTTCTGAGTACATATCAGTCACAAATCGGTTCCTGTTTAGGGGCAGGACTCTgtgtccactttcccttctcagtgctgggcatTTGTTTATGTCAACAGGTTCTTCATGTGACTATTCCAAGGATTACTCAAAACTTTCACACTGTCCTATCTGGCCCCTGTTAAGAGCTCGGAAGCCCTATCATTTGATGCAGACATACTGCTTGTTCCTAACCTGCCTGCTCTGTGAAGACTAAGCCTCAGGATGCagctgtctcctcttcctcccctgtctccaggcACAAATCTCCATGCAAGCACACTGTGTGTCCTGTACACCTCTACCTCTCTCCCACcttagagcacttgcctagcttcTCAACCTGAGGAGGGGACCATCATCTGTACTGCTACCCACACTGTGGTCACAGCAGGACACAGCTAAACCAGGAAACATTCCCTGCTGTGCTACCACCTCCTAGACCTAACCCAGAGAGGATACATCCTGCATTTATCGATCATTAGCCAGTTACAATTTGAAAACTTCTAGAGGGATTTGATAACAATTTTGACATCAAATACCTTGGACAAACCCCTTCTCTTGTCCTGTTAACTGAATcaccaaatggctaagaaaaaaattatcaataatagaATATGTCTGTATGGGTGATTTCCTAACCTTTGCAATAATAATAGTgactaatatttattgagtaatttGTATATTCCAGTCATTGTTCCTACAACTTTAGCTTAACATCACAGCAATTCACTGAAGGAAATGTTATTACCTATGTGTTATAGGTAAAAACATAAGGACTGGAGAGAGGTTTGTTCCAGATTACAGCTAGAAGTGGAAGTGGATGATCTGGCCTCAGAGCCTGGCTCTCAGTCACTGCCTGCTCTGCTCTGACCCACAGGCTCTCAAGTGGGAGGTGAAGAATGTGTCCTCTAGTTGAGCTTATGGAGATTCTGCACAGAACAGAGCTCCTAGGACAGAGTTGGATGGCTACCCACAGACCAGCTCTCCTAATGAGACTTTCCTCATGTCTAATGTGGGAGGACTCAGGGTGTAGTGAAAGTAGAAAGATCCAATGATAGAGGTATTGAGGTGTGTTTTCCACGGCACAAGCAATGATGAAAGAGGTCTGAGAATCTTGAGATATATGTACCATGGACCTTAAGATGGTGGCCTCACTACTTCTCATCTCCAGTCCCACAGATGCTTGAAACCCACCCACAAACCAAACACCAGTTATCATCTCACCACTCGTAGATCCAAGGAATGTGTTGCTGAGTGGCTGTTTCTTCCTCTTATGGAAAAAAACTAAAGCGGAAGTCCCCTACAgtcatggagaaaaaaaagggtCAAGATTCTAGGCAGCCTAGTGTCCAGGAAAATGCCAAATGCCATGGAGTTTGAGGGCTAAGTCTTTTGATTCCTCTACAAGGAGCGGGCAGCCCTGGCTCCTGAAGATGGTGTCTATAAAATCCTGATTAACAAAGGCAAGCTCAGACATCTTCACCTCTTCCCAGTGGGAACAGAAGCTGAGGTTTTATGGCCCTGCCTCCTCTCTTAGCTTCCCCAGGAGAGCTGGGAAAGGCTCATTTCTGTTCCCAGTAGGGGTGCTAAGATGATTACAGGATGCTGTCAACAAGAGCACTACAAGTGAGACCTTTGGGGGCAGAGGTGGAGGAAACAGCCCATGGGTGAGGAGTGGTGACCTGTTCCCTATTCTAGACTAACTAGGGAATAAGAACAGCTCAGAGAACATGAGATGGAACCTGGTCACCTATACACAGGTCAAGAACACAAGTTTTCATTTGGATTCCTTCTGCTGTCCAAATCCTGAGCCCAGACAAGCAGTGATGAGACCATGTTTGAGTCacattcctcttccttcctcagctccCTTGGGACAAACCAAAGTCCTCACTCCCTGCTGTGTAATATCTGAGCAAGTTACCCAGCTACCCTGGTGCTAATGGGAACTGGAAAGGTGGccatgagttaaaaaaaaaatgatttgctgTTCCTGCAGAAGACTTAGCTTGGATCCCAGTACACacaaggcagcttacaactatctatCTTCAGTTCTAGAGGATCATGTACCCACTTCTGACTCCTCAGGAATGAggaatgcatgcatacatgcaggcaaaatgttcATACCCATAATCAAACAAACGAAGAGTCAATAATATCATACCAACAATAGAAATCAACAGAGATATCTTGATGCCAGTAGACTGAGGAAACTCTCCCAGGGGTTCATTCTCTTGGATGCAAGTAAGAATTGGGGACCAAAGATATCAAGCTCCAGAACTGCTATTGTACCCCAGTTTCCTTTTCTATAGAATTCCAGTACTAACCTCTTCCCTTCCAGGCTTGCTAGACTAAAATGTGATGATGTGATGCGCCCACTGGCCTATGGTCCATGACCTTGAAtctccatccctgcctcctgTCTGAGTCTTAGGTTCCTAAGTATCCAGAAGGAGAAGATTGGATTCTAAGTCATTCTTGCTTAGGGTAATTGATAAAGTTTAGAATTCCTGTGAGCTGATCCTTAAACCAGatgatattaaaaattaattataaaatgacaaataaattgtatcagaaacagagacaggatgtCTGAGAATGCACTTCATCTATATAGCACCTGAGTCAGTAGAATGCTTGAGTCTGGattttgatttataaaatttttttaaaaggcaacaaGAGCTCCAAAACTCTTCACATCCTGATGATGATCAACTACATTTTCCTGTGGTCTGTGTTCTAGAAGTTGTCTGGTGTGGTGCGTTAGCTGGTTTAAATACTGTGTAATGATAAGTGATCTCAACTGCTCTTCAGTGGTATGTAGGCAACTCTGACATTGACCATGATGGGCGTATTACCCCTCAGTACTTAGCAATCACCACGAATCAGAAGCATCATGGCACACCTTGGCCCCTACAATGCTGTTGCTAAGCATTGTCCCACAGCTCTGATGCCAACTCTTCCAATTAGCTCCCCACTAGCTCTAGAGAGGCAGTCAAGTCCAGGCAGACTCTTCTCCCCAGGAACAATAAGGAGACAGAGGttcagagagaagcagacagaacTGATTAAGTGTCACATGTAGAATGAAACAGCCACCCTGGCTCTGTTGGTTTTCGTCATGAAGATTTTATTATAGATTCATAGGGAGAGGatcaagaggaagagaagacagaatttgagtaAGACATGGACATCAGAAACATGGCAAGAAAGCAGTCACATAATGGAGATAGGACTTAGAAAAGTGATCtggcaaaaagagaaaaaaaaaaaactgggaagtAGGAGATGCCACACCTTTCCCAGTGAGGACTCGAAAAGATAGGCAACATGACAGAGCCTCATGGCTGCTCCCAGGGACTGCACACCCTGGTTTTTCTTAAATGACTGTACCACCAAGAGAGTGTCAAGCATGGCCCTACATACCCATTGCCCAGATAATGAACAATGATCCAAAAAATGTGCAATTTGGCAAAGGTCACCCAGCTAGTGAGTGGTAGAACCAACGCCAGGACCTGGCCACTTGCCTCTTGAGTGAGACAGACTCTGCCATGGCTATCACATACTTAATTGTGTGAGTGGGTTCAAGCTACTGGCTAGACCTGGGCTCTAACCAAAATTCTCCTGTGACTCAAAGCTGGATCCAACCCACCAGGGTCATGGAAACACCCTAAGGTCAGCATGAAGGAGAAGTCAAACTCTAGAGGTTTCGTTCTGCACCAGGGGGACCCACAGGCCTGAAGGGGAAAATGATAAGCTTTGAGAAAGGAGAAGCCAGCAGATCCACAGTTCTTGCACACAGGGACTCTCTAATTAGCCCCCAAATGACAATGCCTCGTTAATGGACCTTATGAGAATTGGCTCATTTCAGAAGATGAGTACTTCAAAAACTTTTCTAGGTTACTGTCtagagaaaaaagcaaaagagaatagCAGGAGTCTGCGCTGTTACTCAACACTGAGAGCATTAACATGGTCCCTTGGGACATCACACTGAACATCATACCTACATTCACATGTGTTTCTTCACCAGGTCCTCACAGCAGGCTTAGGAGGTCAGCCTTAGAGTCCCCATCTCACAGATGTGGTGATAATGATAACAGACACTGAGCCATTGCTATGGTCAAGCCTAAGAGAGTTACTGATGCTGGTTTAGGGCGTTTTGCTGTTCTATGAGTCAGAAAGGGCCTATGAGAGCAGCATATTCAGCTCCTTACACTTTTAGAGCCATGAAAACCAAATTCAGATATAAATcctccaaataataataattatcaatAAAGTGGACTTGTATGGGAGCCTGGATTCTTCATGTGTGGCCTCCAAGCTGTGGGCTCTGTCCAAAGCCACAGAATTCTTCTTCTACTTTGTTCTCTAGGGCTTTGAAGGACTATCTGTCTTGCTGTCTAGCTTAATAAGTCCACCACAGGATCTTCCCATGTAGGTTCTCAGCATCCAGAGTtctgtatttgtattttcaaggctgtgtgaaaaaaaaaaaaaaaaaaaaaacagagggacACACAGACCTAGCAAACAAGAGGATGTTGACTAGCATGCAAATGATGTCAACAAACAGTATGCAAGGATGATGATCATCATATTAGCAACAATACCTAAGAATGTTACTTTTTTGTCAGGGTTTACTTAAACTAACTCATTTAACAGCCAGAACATCCCTATGAAATGTAGTGTTCTCCTTGATTTCCAGGACAGGAAACTGGACTGTAGAGTTAGTACCACACCAGTGTCTACAACAGGACTTTGCATATTTAAGATGTTACAACATAACTGGAACAGGGACTATCCCAACACGTAGCATAGgttcttctagctgagctgccttgtcttaCCTCGGTGAGAGATAATGcacctagccccacagagacttgatgcactaGGGTGAAGTAATACCCGGGGGGAGAGGGATGAGGGGATggggggaagaattgtgggagggagtgactgaGGTGACTGGGAGGCAGACAGTGAGATggacataaagtgaataagtaacaaaaaaagtattaaaaaaaagaaagaaacaaaaagtttgAACTTGTCTGCCCTTGCCTTTGACTTtcatgtgctgagattaagggtAGGCATAAGACACATCCCTACCATAAACTCACGTGTCATGGTATCTCTCATATCTGGGGCACTGGTATGATAAAAAAAATGGTGACGGataagggggacaacatttggaatgtaaataaataaaataattaataaaaaatattttaaatttttcaataagAAGCCATAAAAAACGGTGAAGGAGCATTTTAAGTATGCCAAGAGAAGCTTTCAGTAAGACCACTTAGTAAGCTCTTTAAGGCCACCTAGGTGTATTAATGGATGAGAGCTcgtatttatttctgtattatgaaaacagaaacatcaCGAGACAACTTTAAGGTTCAGAAGTTGGCTTATTTTGCTAGAATCCTTTGGCTTTCATATGGCTCTTTTATATCCCTATGATGGAATAAATGTGACttgaatacatgttttaaaacattgaatTATCCTTTCTCAACTCTTCTACTGTGTTTCATTGTCATGATAAACTATGACCTCCAACTGGGAACTAAAATAAACCTATcttttactcaaaaaaaaaaaaaagttacgaTTTTTCTCTCCGTTGGCTCTCTAGGGTGGGTCcactcaggagtgcacaggctgcagaagcaacagagcttctgggacagggtcctacaggcctacatctgcagccagaagGTAGGGCTGATCGTCAgtcttctgtgcaccttcccttccagaagagagcttgcctccagggagtgctctgacccccaggactcaggaaagaTTGCCATTTTCTCCCTGGTGTCTCTCTAAGCGGGGGACAGCTTAGAAGAGTACAGGCACACAGGCTGTAGAAGCAGCAGAAGGGCTGGAATAGGGTACTTTGGTCCTACATCTgtagccaggaggtggggctgttctgcagccctctgtgcactggtcttacCAGGAAAGAGcgggactcccaggagtgctgacagaggctaacagactcacaggaggaacaagctccagccagagacagctagaacatctaacatcagagattaccagatggtgaaaggcaaatgtaagaaacttaccaacagaaaccaagactacttggcattatcagaacccagcactcctaccacagcgagtcctgataccccaacacaccagaaaagcaagatttggatttaaaatcctatctcatgatgctggtagaggattttaagaaggacattaaaagctcccttaaagaaatacaggagaatacagctaaacaggtagaagtccttaaagagaaaacacaaaaatcccttaaataattacaggagaatacaggtaaacaggtagaagcccttaaagaagaagcacaaaaatcgcttaaagaattacaggaaaacacaaccaaacaggtggtggaattgaacaaaatcatccaggatcaaaaatagaaacaataaataaatcacaaagggagacaactctggagatagaaatcctaggaaaaaaatcaggagccatagatgcaagcatcaccaacagaatataagagatggaacagagaatcTCGGATGCAGAAGATCCCATAGAagacatggacacaacaatcaaagaaaatgcaaaatgcaaaaagatcctaactcaaaacatccaggatatccaggacacaatgacaagaccaaacctaaggataacaggtatagatgagagtgaagattttcagcttaaagagccagtaaatatcttcaacaaaattatgaaagaaaacttccctaactgaaggaaagagatgaccataaacatacaagaagcctacagaactccaaatagactggaccagaaaagaaattcctcccaacacataataatcagaacaacaaatgcactaaataaagatagaatattaaaagcagtaaggggaaaaggtcaagtaacatataaaggcagacctattagaattacaccaggcttctcatcagagactatgaaagccagaagatcctggacagatgtcacataaaccctaagagaacacaaatgccagcccaggctactatacccagcaaaactctcaattaccatagatggagaaaccaaagtatttcatgacaaaatcaaatttacacaatatctttccacaaatccaggataataaagggaaaactctaacacaagaagggaaacaacaccctagaaaaggcaagaaagtaatctttcaacaaaccacatgaagatagccacatgaactgaatcccaactctaacaacaaaaataacaggaagcaacaatgacttttccttaatatctcttactatcaatagactcaattctccaataaaaagacatagactaacagactggctacacaaataggaccaaacattttgctgca is a window of Mus caroli chromosome 4, CAROLI_EIJ_v1.1, whole genome shotgun sequence DNA encoding:
- the LOC110293399 gene encoding olfactory receptor 2A12-like, giving the protein MCEITHRIMDSLTASTMWMILEQNQSWVSEFILIGFSSDPTTNSILFIVFLLIYLSSVLGNGLIIMLVCLDTQLHTPMYFFLCTLSLLDMSYVTTTMPQMLVHLLAHSQTISFAGCWLQMYVFGALGITECTFFVVMAYDRYVAICYPLRYTVILNWGLCIRLAAGSWICGFFSSLLHTFFTMSLPYCGPNRVNHYFCEGPSVRSLEEYTPVQCHMTFIASLWK